One segment of Saprospiraceae bacterium DNA contains the following:
- a CDS encoding glycoside hydrolase family 25 protein, with the protein MSWHHKFLVFPPGYAERKGQGTRVLGVLLVSFALAMLVSPWLRYEVVSLFEYPFHYREYKQFGIRIPRGFSVHGIDVSRYQQRVDWRRVKKMQVGDIRIMFAFIKATEGAGLKDPHFEQNWQNAKDAGIIRGAYHYFLPHISPRDQAKHFMKTVRLRSGDLPPVVDVEETRGMSKAQIQRYTKTFLDLLEKQYAVRPILYTNRDFYKRYFAGHPDFKGYIFWIAHYHVTNLDMPGEEDWHFWQHSDRGNVSGINERVDFNVFNGDSAQLRRLCIP; encoded by the coding sequence ATGAGTTGGCACCACAAATTCCTCGTGTTTCCACCGGGCTATGCGGAAAGGAAAGGACAAGGCACCCGGGTTTTAGGCGTGCTGTTGGTGTCGTTTGCGCTGGCGATGCTCGTCAGTCCATGGCTTCGATATGAGGTGGTATCGCTGTTTGAATATCCATTTCATTACAGAGAGTACAAGCAGTTTGGCATCCGCATCCCACGCGGGTTCTCGGTGCATGGCATTGATGTGAGCCGTTACCAACAGCGCGTGGATTGGCGGCGGGTGAAGAAAATGCAAGTGGGCGATATCCGCATCATGTTTGCTTTCATCAAGGCCACGGAGGGCGCGGGGCTAAAAGACCCTCATTTTGAGCAGAACTGGCAAAACGCCAAAGATGCGGGCATCATTCGGGGGGCTTATCACTATTTTTTGCCCCACATCAGCCCAAGAGACCAAGCGAAACATTTTATGAAAACGGTGCGGCTGCGTTCGGGCGACTTGCCGCCCGTGGTGGATGTGGAGGAGACGCGCGGCATGAGCAAGGCGCAGATACAGCGATACACCAAAACGTTTTTGGATTTGCTCGAAAAGCAGTACGCGGTGCGCCCTATTCTCTACACCAACCGCGATTTTTACAAACGCTACTTCGCGGGGCACCCAGATTTCAAGGGCTATATCTTCTGGATTGCGCATTATCACGTGACCAATCTTGATATGCCTGGTGAGGAAGACTGGCATTTCTGGCAACACAGCGACCGGGGCAACGTGAGTGGCATCAACGAGCGAGTGGATTTCAATGTCTTCAACGGAGACAGTGCGCAGTTGCGCCGACTTTGCATCCCGTGA
- a CDS encoding glycosyltransferase family 39 protein translates to MQTLLRHLRAWPDRYLLLVILILFFPAHLINLGVAAFNGDEAIRAWVAMEMDFSGNYIATTMHGAPYINKPPLFNWMILGVTKLFGGFHELPSRLVTVFFLCVFGYTVFRVVRRYFETDFAFLTAMTTITSGRFLFYDSMLGLIDTTFTWVTYLLFMSIWYFGKRGEWLRLFLASYFLMAVGFLLKAFPAVVFQGLSLLAGLIYFGQWRQLFSWRHFLGIAVAVAIIGTWLGIYVQYRPLEVLIPNLVEESVKRTAVEHSFSNTIYHIAKFPFDSIYHFLPYSLLLVFWLDKNFWKRVRQNEFVFFNFLILAVNLPVYWTSSQVMARYLLMFIPLFNLIGLYLLTQHRAENTWRSKTFYWMMGSLLALGPVATLAMPFIKEVNWLQGIWPMSIVLTLALALVVAMYFVDKARFLWWFVIGMLVVRIGFDLIILPVRHHENDTSIARRDAIQMADKHNNRRWYVWADSETREPAMFYATERLGYIIERTDDMNIPNALYLVNLRQYPNFDGRCLDTLRTDYKTTTLLLMVRE, encoded by the coding sequence ATGCAAACGCTACTCCGTCACTTGCGTGCTTGGCCCGACCGCTACCTGCTTCTTGTCATTCTCATTTTGTTTTTTCCGGCGCACCTCATCAATTTGGGCGTGGCCGCTTTCAACGGCGACGAGGCCATTCGGGCTTGGGTAGCGATGGAGATGGACTTTTCGGGCAATTATATCGCCACCACGATGCATGGCGCGCCTTACATCAACAAACCGCCGTTGTTCAACTGGATGATATTGGGTGTCACAAAATTGTTCGGAGGTTTTCACGAACTTCCATCAAGGCTCGTGACCGTGTTTTTTCTCTGTGTTTTCGGCTACACGGTGTTTAGGGTGGTGCGCAGATATTTTGAGACCGACTTCGCTTTTTTGACCGCCATGACGACGATTACGAGCGGGCGTTTCCTGTTTTATGATTCCATGCTCGGCCTGATTGATACCACGTTCACCTGGGTTACTTATTTGCTCTTTATGAGTATATGGTACTTTGGAAAACGCGGTGAGTGGCTGCGGCTCTTTTTGGCTAGCTATTTTTTGATGGCCGTCGGTTTTTTGCTCAAAGCGTTCCCCGCCGTGGTGTTTCAAGGGTTGTCGTTGCTCGCGGGTTTGATATATTTTGGTCAATGGCGGCAGCTTTTCTCTTGGCGGCATTTCTTGGGCATAGCCGTAGCGGTGGCCATCATCGGCACTTGGTTGGGCATTTACGTCCAATATCGGCCGTTGGAGGTGCTGATTCCAAACTTGGTGGAAGAATCGGTGAAGCGCACCGCCGTGGAACATTCGTTCAGCAACACGATTTACCACATCGCCAAATTCCCGTTCGACTCCATCTATCATTTTCTTCCTTACTCGTTGCTGCTTGTTTTTTGGCTTGACAAAAATTTTTGGAAGAGAGTCCGCCAAAACGAGTTTGTGTTTTTCAACTTCCTGATTCTGGCCGTCAATCTCCCGGTTTATTGGACCTCCTCGCAAGTGATGGCGCGATACCTGCTCATGTTTATTCCCTTGTTCAATTTGATAGGATTATACCTGCTGACGCAGCACCGCGCCGAGAACACCTGGCGCTCCAAGACCTTCTATTGGATGATGGGAAGCCTGCTTGCGCTCGGCCCCGTCGCTACGCTTGCCATGCCCTTTATCAAGGAGGTGAACTGGCTACAAGGCATCTGGCCGATGTCCATCGTGCTGACGCTGGCGCTGGCTTTGGTGGTGGCGATGTATTTTGTGGACAAGGCTCGATTTCTGTGGTGGTTCGTCATTGGGATGCTGGTCGTGCGCATTGGTTTCGACCTCATCATTCTTCCGGTGAGGCACCACGAGAATGACACGTCCATAGCCCGCCGGGATGCCATTCAGATGGCTGACAAACACAACAACCGGCGTTGGTATGTGTGGGCAGACTCCGAAACCCGCGAACCAGCCATGTTTTACGCCACCGAGCGGCTTGGATACATCATAGAGCGCACCGATGATATGAACATCCCCAATGCGCTCTATTTGGTGAATTTGCGCCAATACCCCAACTTCGATGGCCGCTGCCTCGACACCTTGCGGACGGATTACAAAACCACCACGTTGCTTTTGATGGTTAGGGAGTAA
- a CDS encoding gliding motility-associated C-terminal domain-containing protein, with translation MKMVTRFLCKALFCLLLHPIAAQNILISYQKSDSLFVCGTDTFFVQVQNTGAAPMLDGTLHLTLPAGVAYLPGTIVGATQVNVTNPQQPVFALPSLAPGATGTVSLLLTATCAAAAALDAGQLFIANIAVQSSVGNASIATTNFALETGLILIESVENPLMSGEKGDTLFRKICVRNTRLGKIGNLHFEDSHKPGIELSIVGATSQTNLPELSVADFDGSFFAAVGNGDHWLDVGETVCFTERIIITDCGTPPFFNTSLLRVGWGCGGEVCRYDSVLVNIEIKESKKVPDLVFEQIWNAPTDHCGNTPAIIGMKINNIGKSEAKDVFVRLRVQDMNQSKAGIGNNSFRVVHNGISTPLAPNLASFNTLDVCGLTVTNDASLVLPLVAAQDSVLLLFDAFTCETSCEQVLPTVQVEYFYRKPCPENGFVSDTLLIVPDGEYTVNGFVGFKAGVCLQNANSYVFNYQAVSKRLVEDDGFWHVTFDMSQGLSFDENCPALLGGAAPDFTTIEPSANGGYTVHLTWALPLPSDSLNMDFCLRYDCDTTMNCLKDFEPADGTVVVYSSDCPIACFLQLSTHTYWTPQLNTPFSCAISDCDSLRMVVNTSCLPIEDDPGAGDTTILDIVFPLPGFNSRFEVYRLNYGFEDGDDDRRADSDALLHPEAPLVRRDRFLAGDTLRVEYCGAVDSGGELVYFARTIWHEVVGSDMITQGNDVFLTQSATNTFCNSNRFRFLRDSIRIRYADGSQVACSLSDLVSINDENFFSVNQVNTWPPAKVDEIATQRFRFYFSLENLHDAGCLPKGTLDLGDSLFVYTDFKIDLNYRPISTNHPDPPLVGFRTALSGGGKVYAYNEQPFKKLQYSGINITRSANQHSIRPCEPSLEPRRFRQTLRIARENMFTHEVRPIARISDYWQTVPDDLEALSVKLEYLVLQDSVARWNNLDLPFQQSPGILSIDFAPAFDEPVDEGFMLRTNIAFKPDCSYDRPDSSRQYITLEYHVPLESNIAVTDSITNQIGFFSNAPDLRFEAPDSILVGNTKAFGFNFVLKNNVVSTAFNSWVAVVSPNGNATNFEVIQVPQNQPVATQNGIFQTGNIGGFGQQGFRLQGLNGSCGPDTLLIIFGWDCAPVAGLEQATCGRDTYWLELRLEKPELELNVLKEPNFIAVCDSSDYFEFEIFNAKTGFAYDPFATVKLPPGIFIVPGSCQVSYPAGSAYQNIPDPTDLSSNLFQWAIDSIVAAIAANGLPGVDKAPLNTLRIRFKTYAECGFVANTQVIYGTRGTEPCGRSTNVLNKPGEPLKISGLNTGLNVVIQFSTVGSGTAFCGGSQSFEVTIVSLGLPTDGDSIYVSLPMGVSYLPGSYLPLDGAPTGPPSIDAQGFRLPFPNAGAGVIKFRFDASFDATAGCVDPTMVVQTRLRSEVFCPTLGAPCTIYAATGQATLSISLQRPELQLGSVNANVNGTEISLNIGINNIGNVPANGATAQIWQDMDGDGTLSAGDVLLQTVENEQVLLPGGSFDLSALLSVQPAMLCDLLFALPAEENCICATQTLRLNNINLTYQRQEYCDIQTVNIGVAEQPGFEYQWLTATGIACPTCSSTQFTPPASTPPGQPVTLVLEEKSGDCMVLHRFEFTFGTPPASIMVNNPAICKGESAILTAQPPGNDYQWSPGSLPSQQQITVSPVATTTYAVTVTFPSTCTQAVATTVFVALPDTTLLPGLITCQGDPVVVLGNTTDVPGLYSNVLQNIAGCDSIIYQRLDVLPRAFRKDNFSFCVGDTLFLLDTAITQSGQVCRTYIAANGCDSLYCVNATAFARPPVTDPDTLVGIIGQPLVLNGPDGYVTYSWWPNVPNCPNCQNITILTDSTFVEYQLLVTDANGCSGLIVYRVLLGPPCDGRRLRIPNAFTPNGDSVNDVFRVVPYEGLEIIGSLTIYDRWGEKVYENQGNVFWDGSIAGKPGPSDVYVYRIDIICDGKPEAIWGDVTLLR, from the coding sequence ATGAAAATGGTCACTCGCTTCCTGTGCAAGGCACTTTTTTGCCTTCTCCTCCACCCTATTGCCGCGCAGAACATCCTCATCAGTTATCAAAAAAGCGACTCGTTGTTCGTCTGTGGCACCGATACGTTTTTTGTTCAGGTGCAAAACACCGGGGCAGCCCCCATGCTCGACGGGACGCTTCATCTGACGCTGCCCGCCGGGGTGGCTTATTTGCCCGGCACCATTGTTGGCGCCACCCAAGTGAACGTGACGAACCCTCAGCAACCCGTGTTCGCGCTGCCGAGCCTCGCTCCGGGGGCAACGGGAACAGTGTCGCTGCTTCTGACGGCCACCTGCGCCGCCGCCGCCGCGTTGGATGCCGGGCAGCTGTTCATTGCCAACATCGCGGTGCAATCGTCGGTGGGCAACGCTTCGATTGCCACCACCAATTTTGCGCTGGAAACGGGTTTGATTTTGATAGAAAGTGTGGAAAACCCGCTGATGAGTGGCGAAAAAGGCGATACTCTATTTCGCAAAATTTGTGTGAGAAACACTCGATTGGGCAAAATCGGCAACCTGCACTTTGAGGATTCGCACAAACCTGGCATCGAACTCAGCATCGTGGGGGCGACCAGCCAAACCAACCTGCCCGAACTTTCGGTCGCTGATTTCGATGGCAGTTTTTTCGCCGCCGTCGGCAATGGCGACCATTGGCTCGACGTGGGCGAGACCGTCTGTTTCACCGAAAGAATCATCATCACGGATTGCGGCACACCCCCATTTTTCAACACATCCTTGCTGCGCGTGGGTTGGGGGTGCGGAGGCGAAGTGTGTCGTTACGACAGCGTGCTGGTCAATATCGAAATCAAGGAATCGAAAAAAGTGCCGGACTTGGTTTTTGAGCAAATCTGGAACGCACCAACGGACCACTGCGGCAACACGCCTGCTATAATCGGCATGAAAATCAACAACATCGGAAAGTCAGAGGCGAAGGATGTCTTTGTGCGGCTGCGCGTGCAAGACATGAACCAGAGCAAAGCCGGCATAGGCAACAATTCTTTCCGCGTGGTGCACAACGGCATCTCGACCCCGCTGGCACCCAATCTTGCCTCGTTCAACACGCTGGACGTGTGTGGGCTGACGGTGACGAACGATGCCTCGCTGGTGCTCCCCCTGGTGGCAGCGCAAGACTCCGTCTTGCTACTCTTTGATGCCTTCACTTGCGAGACCTCGTGCGAGCAGGTGTTGCCCACCGTGCAGGTCGAGTACTTCTATCGCAAGCCCTGCCCGGAAAATGGTTTTGTGTCCGACACCTTGCTAATCGTGCCCGACGGCGAATACACCGTGAATGGGTTCGTCGGGTTCAAGGCCGGCGTTTGCCTTCAAAACGCCAACAGTTATGTGTTCAACTATCAGGCAGTGTCGAAGCGGCTCGTAGAGGATGACGGTTTTTGGCACGTCACGTTCGATATGTCGCAAGGGCTTTCGTTCGATGAAAACTGCCCTGCACTGCTCGGTGGGGCCGCACCCGACTTCACGACGATTGAACCCTCGGCCAATGGCGGGTACACCGTGCATTTGACTTGGGCGCTGCCGCTGCCGAGCGATTCGCTCAACATGGACTTTTGCCTTCGTTACGACTGCGACACCACGATGAATTGCCTCAAAGATTTTGAGCCGGCCGATGGCACGGTGGTCGTTTATTCGAGCGACTGCCCCATTGCTTGCTTCCTCCAACTGAGCACCCACACCTATTGGACACCTCAACTCAACACGCCTTTTTCCTGTGCCATCAGCGACTGCGATTCCCTGCGAATGGTGGTGAACACGAGCTGCCTGCCTATAGAGGACGACCCGGGCGCGGGCGATACGACCATCCTTGACATCGTGTTTCCGTTGCCGGGTTTCAACAGCCGATTCGAGGTGTACCGGCTCAACTACGGATTTGAGGACGGTGACGACGACCGCCGCGCCGATAGCGACGCGCTGCTGCACCCCGAGGCGCCATTGGTGCGCCGCGACCGCTTTTTGGCTGGCGATACCCTGCGCGTGGAATACTGCGGCGCGGTGGATTCGGGAGGCGAGCTGGTGTATTTTGCACGCACCATCTGGCACGAAGTGGTCGGCAGCGACATGATTACGCAGGGCAACGACGTGTTCCTCACCCAATCGGCCACCAACACCTTCTGCAATTCGAACAGGTTTCGTTTTCTGCGCGACAGCATCCGCATCCGATATGCCGATGGCTCGCAAGTCGCCTGCTCGCTGAGCGACCTCGTCAGCATCAACGACGAAAACTTTTTCTCTGTGAATCAGGTGAATACATGGCCGCCCGCGAAGGTTGACGAAATTGCCACGCAGCGATTCAGGTTTTATTTTTCTTTGGAAAACCTGCACGACGCGGGCTGTTTGCCCAAAGGAACACTCGACTTGGGCGACTCGCTTTTTGTTTACACGGATTTCAAAATAGACCTGAACTACCGCCCCATCTCCACCAACCATCCCGACCCGCCGTTGGTGGGCTTTCGCACGGCTTTGAGCGGTGGCGGAAAAGTGTATGCCTATAACGAACAGCCTTTCAAAAAACTTCAGTATTCAGGCATCAACATCACGCGCTCGGCCAATCAGCACAGCATCCGTCCTTGCGAGCCTTCGCTGGAACCCCGGCGATTCCGCCAAACGCTCCGCATCGCCCGCGAAAATATGTTCACGCACGAGGTGCGCCCCATCGCACGCATCTCCGATTACTGGCAGACCGTGCCGGATGACCTCGAAGCACTTTCTGTCAAATTGGAATACCTCGTTTTGCAGGACAGTGTGGCACGATGGAACAATCTCGATTTGCCATTCCAGCAATCGCCCGGCATCCTGTCCATTGATTTTGCGCCAGCCTTCGACGAGCCTGTGGATGAGGGATTCATGTTGCGCACCAATATCGCCTTCAAGCCCGATTGCTCGTACGACAGGCCCGACTCGTCGCGTCAGTACATCACCTTGGAGTATCATGTTCCGTTGGAGTCGAACATCGCCGTAACGGATTCTATCACCAACCAAATAGGATTTTTTTCCAACGCACCCGATTTGCGTTTTGAGGCACCGGACAGCATCTTGGTGGGCAATACAAAAGCGTTTGGGTTCAATTTTGTCTTGAAAAACAACGTGGTGTCCACCGCTTTCAACTCGTGGGTGGCAGTGGTGTCGCCAAACGGCAACGCCACCAACTTTGAAGTGATTCAAGTCCCTCAAAATCAGCCAGTCGCAACCCAAAACGGTATTTTCCAAACAGGCAACATCGGCGGGTTCGGCCAGCAGGGTTTCCGATTGCAAGGCTTGAATGGCTCCTGTGGCCCCGATACCTTGCTCATCATTTTTGGCTGGGACTGTGCGCCCGTCGCAGGGCTGGAGCAAGCCACTTGCGGACGCGACACCTATTGGCTGGAGCTGCGTTTGGAAAAACCCGAATTGGAACTGAACGTGCTCAAAGAACCAAATTTCATCGCCGTTTGCGACAGCTCGGATTATTTTGAATTTGAAATTTTCAACGCCAAAACGGGTTTTGCCTACGACCCGTTCGCTACCGTGAAACTACCACCCGGCATTTTCATTGTGCCGGGTTCCTGTCAGGTTTCCTACCCAGCGGGAAGCGCCTATCAAAACATTCCAGACCCGACCGACTTGAGCAGCAATTTGTTTCAATGGGCCATTGACTCCATCGTGGCAGCCATCGCCGCCAACGGTTTGCCCGGGGTGGACAAGGCCCCGCTGAACACCCTGCGGATTCGATTCAAAACTTATGCGGAATGTGGCTTCGTGGCCAACACACAAGTGATTTACGGCACACGCGGCACGGAGCCATGCGGACGCTCCACCAATGTGCTGAACAAGCCCGGCGAACCCTTGAAAATCAGCGGCTTGAACACGGGCCTCAATGTGGTTATCCAGTTCTCTACGGTTGGCAGTGGCACGGCCTTTTGTGGCGGCTCGCAGTCGTTTGAGGTGACCATTGTGTCGTTGGGCTTGCCCACCGATGGAGACAGCATCTATGTGTCGCTGCCGATGGGTGTCTCGTACTTGCCCGGCTCTTACCTTCCGCTCGACGGCGCTCCGACAGGGCCACCCAGCATAGATGCACAAGGCTTCCGTTTGCCCTTCCCCAACGCGGGAGCCGGAGTCATAAAATTCCGATTCGATGCCTCTTTTGACGCAACGGCGGGCTGCGTTGACCCCACAATGGTTGTTCAGACGAGGCTTCGTTCGGAGGTTTTTTGCCCAACATTGGGAGCACCCTGCACGATATACGCCGCGACGGGGCAGGCTACTCTGAGCATAAGTCTGCAACGCCCCGAACTGCAATTGGGCAGCGTCAACGCTAATGTGAACGGCACCGAAATCAGTCTTAACATCGGTATCAACAATATCGGCAATGTGCCTGCCAACGGCGCCACTGCTCAAATTTGGCAAGACATGGATGGCGACGGAACCTTGTCGGCGGGCGACGTGCTGCTGCAAACCGTTGAAAACGAGCAGGTGCTTTTGCCGGGCGGCAGTTTCGACCTGTCAGCATTGTTGAGCGTTCAGCCCGCGATGTTGTGCGACCTGCTTTTTGCTTTACCAGCCGAAGAAAACTGTATTTGCGCTACTCAGACATTGCGGCTCAACAACATCAACCTAACATACCAGCGGCAGGAATACTGCGACATTCAAACCGTCAACATTGGGGTAGCGGAACAACCCGGCTTTGAATATCAATGGCTTACAGCGACAGGCATCGCTTGCCCGACTTGCTCCTCCACGCAATTCACGCCACCCGCCTCTACCCCACCCGGCCAACCCGTCACGCTTGTTTTGGAGGAAAAATCGGGAGATTGCATGGTACTTCACCGGTTTGAATTCACCTTCGGCACGCCACCCGCGTCCATCATGGTGAACAACCCGGCGATTTGCAAAGGAGAGAGCGCCATTTTGACCGCGCAACCGCCGGGCAACGATTATCAATGGTCGCCGGGAAGCCTCCCCAGCCAACAGCAAATCACCGTGTCGCCCGTTGCCACCACCACTTATGCAGTGACCGTGACCTTCCCAAGCACCTGCACCCAGGCTGTGGCCACCACCGTGTTCGTAGCCCTGCCCGATACCACCTTGCTGCCTGGCCTCATCACTTGCCAAGGCGACCCTGTGGTGGTATTGGGCAACACGACCGATGTGCCCGGACTTTATTCCAATGTGTTGCAAAATATCGCTGGCTGCGACAGCATCATCTACCAGCGACTCGACGTGTTGCCGCGTGCGTTCAGGAAGGATAATTTTTCGTTTTGCGTGGGCGACACGTTGTTTTTGCTTGATACCGCTATCACCCAAAGTGGTCAAGTGTGCCGCACATACATCGCTGCCAACGGTTGCGATAGCCTTTATTGCGTTAACGCGACAGCGTTTGCCCGCCCCCCCGTGACCGACCCGGACACCCTCGTGGGCATCATCGGTCAGCCACTTGTGCTCAATGGCCCAGATGGTTACGTCACCTACTCTTGGTGGCCCAACGTGCCGAATTGCCCCAACTGCCAAAACATCACGATTCTGACCGACAGCACCTTTGTGGAATATCAACTGCTCGTCACCGATGCCAATGGTTGCAGCGGATTGATTGTGTATCGGGTGTTGCTTGGCCCACCCTGCGATGGCCGCCGCTTGCGCATCCCCAATGCGTTTACGCCCAACGGTGACAGCGTGAACGACGTGTTTCGCGTGGTGCCTTATGAGGGTTTGGAAATCATCGGCAGCCTCACGATTTACGACCGATGGGGCGAAAAGGTGTATGAAAATCAAGGCAATGTCTTTTGGGACGGCTCCATCGCTGGCAAGCCCGGCCCCTCCGACGTGTATGTCTATCGCATTGACATTATTTGCGACGGCAAGCCGGAAGCGATATGGGGGGATGTGACCTTGTTGCGGTGA
- a CDS encoding 1-acyl-sn-glycerol-3-phosphate acyltransferase: MTIFKKIWAGYAVLLFLMLMLASLPVLLVFMAFTPGERALRNNIFYLHHIFTPLFLTLVGIRLKVEGREKLDPKQSYVIVGNHRSALDFIVHAHAFPGVFRFLAKQELQKIPVFGWVVKKMCLTVDRSSAMSRARSVVALKENLANGWSIFIYPEGSRNKSDDLLGPFYDGAFRIAIQTKAPLAVETIVNMSKIASGYGLRPGTVRIVWDEPIPTDGMTAADIPALKERVEKMMLRRLV, encoded by the coding sequence ATGACCATTTTTAAAAAAATATGGGCCGGCTACGCGGTGTTGCTCTTCCTGATGCTGATGCTTGCTAGCCTACCCGTGCTGCTGGTTTTCATGGCCTTCACGCCGGGCGAACGAGCGTTGCGCAACAATATCTTTTACCTGCACCACATTTTCACGCCACTGTTTTTGACGCTCGTCGGCATCCGGCTAAAAGTAGAGGGCCGTGAAAAGCTCGACCCGAAGCAATCCTATGTCATCGTTGGCAACCATCGTTCGGCACTCGATTTTATCGTGCACGCCCATGCCTTTCCCGGCGTGTTTCGTTTTTTGGCAAAACAGGAATTGCAAAAAATTCCCGTGTTCGGCTGGGTGGTGAAAAAAATGTGTCTGACCGTTGACCGCAGCAGCGCCATGAGCCGCGCTCGCAGTGTGGTTGCTTTGAAGGAAAACCTCGCCAACGGCTGGAGCATTTTCATCTATCCGGAAGGCAGCCGCAATAAATCCGACGACCTGCTCGGCCCGTTTTACGACGGCGCGTTCCGCATCGCCATTCAGACCAAGGCACCGCTTGCGGTGGAGACGATTGTGAATATGTCCAAAATCGCATCCGGTTACGGCCTTCGCCCCGGCACCGTGCGCATCGTGTGGGATGAGCCGATTCCGACGGACGGAATGACGGCAGCGGATATCCCGGCGTTGAAAGAAAGGGTGGAAAAGATGATGCTGAGGAGGTTGGTTTGA